From one Melospiza melodia melodia isolate bMelMel2 chromosome 6, bMelMel2.pri, whole genome shotgun sequence genomic stretch:
- the DHCR7 gene encoding 7-dehydrocholesterol reductase — translation MAAHQEKKLAEERKHQNMQNDTKTSQGQWGRAWEVDWFSLASVLFLLMFAPLIVYYFIMSCDQYQCSLTDPLLDLLTGNKHLSDIWNRTPMLTYRAAAIYSLWVTFQVFLYVSIPDFCHKFLPGYAGGVQEGAVTPAGVVNKYEINGLQAWIISHVLWFANAYCFHFFSPTIIFDNWIPLLWCANILGYAVSTFAIIKGYFFPTNAKDCKITGNFFYDYMMGIEFNPRIGKWFDFKLFFNGRPGIVAWTLINLSFAAKQQELHGEVTNSMILVNVLQGIYVLDFFWNEAWYLKTIDICHDHFGWYLGWGDCVWLPYLYTLQGLYLVYHPVQLRTDYAMGVLMLGLLGYYIFRMTNHQKDLFRRTNGNCRIWGKKPEYIECSYMSVDGTKYYSKLMTSGFWGWARHFNYTGDLMGSLAYCLACGFEHLLPYFYIIYMTILLTHRCIRDEHRCSSKYGKDWKCYTAVVRYRLLPGVF, via the exons GTCCTTTTCCTGCTGATGTTTGCACCGCTGATTGTGTATTACTTCATCATGTCCTGTGACCAGTACCAGTGCTCTCTGACTGATCCACTCCTGGACTTGCTGACTGGGAATAAGCATCTGTCTGACATTTGGAACAGGACTCCCATGCTGACCTACAGGgctgctgccatttattccctttGGGTCACTTTCCAG GTGTTTTTGTATGTGTCCATTCCTGATTTCTGCCATAAATTTCTGCCTGGATATGCGGGAGGTGTACAAGAAGGTGCTGTCACCCCTGCTG GTGTTGTGAATAAATATGAAATAAATGGACTTCAGGCCTGGATCATTAGCCATGTGCTTTGGTTTGCAAATGCTTATTGCTTCCACTTCTTCTCACCTACCATCATTTTTGACAACTGGATTCCTCTCCTGTGGTGTGCCAATATCTTGGGATATGCAGTGTCCACCTTTGCAATAATCAAAGGCTACTTTTTCCCTACTAATGCAAAAGACTG caaaaTCACTGGCAACTTCTTTTATGACTACATGATGGGGATTGAATTTAACCCTCGAATAGGGAAGTGGTTTGATTTCAAGCTGTTCTTCAATGGGCGCCCTGGGATTGTGGCCTGGACTCTTATCAACCTCTCCTTTGCTGCCAAACAACAGGAGCTGCACGGTGAAGTGACAAACTCCATGATCCTTGTCAATGTCCTCCAG GGTATTTATGTTCTGGACTTCTTTTGGAATGAAGCCTGGTACTTGAAAACCATTGATATCTGCCATGACCATTTTGGATGGTATTTGGGCTGGGGAGACTGTGTTTGGTTGCCTTACCTCTATACTTTGCAG GGTCTGTACTTGGTTTACCATCCCGTCCAGCTACGCACAGATTATGCCATGGGGGTCTTGATGTTGGGCTTGCTGGGTTATTACATCTTCAGAATGACCAACCACCAGAAGGACCTGTTCCGTCGCACCAATGGCAACTGCAGGATCTGGGGGAAGAAGCCAGAGTACATTGAGTGCTCCTACATGTCTGTGGATGGCACCAAGTACTACAGCAAGCTGATGACCTCGGGATTCTGGGGCTGGGCACGTCATTTCAACTACACAGGAGACCTGATGGGCTCGCTAGCCTATTGCCTGGCTTGTGGCTTTGAGCACCTGCTGCCTTACTTCTACATCATTTACATGACCATCCTGCTCACCCACCGCTGCATCAGGGACGAGCACCGCTGTAGCAGCAAGTATGGGAAGGACTGGAAGTGCTACACTGCTGTAGTGCGCTACCGGCTCCTACCCGGGGTTTTTTAA